The genome window CAACGGATGACTTTACTGCATGGGGGCAGCGGAAACAACCTGGTGCAGTCAGTACCGCGGCGTGAGGATACGGGGGCCGTCTGCGGTCGCGGCGACCGTGTGCTCCCAGTGGGACGCGACGGTGCCGTCGACCGTCTTCACCCCCCAGTCATCGTCGAGCACATAGGACTCGACCGTTCCAAGCGCCAGCATCGGCTCTATCGCCAGAGTGGACCCGATCTCGATCAGCGGTCCCTTGTTCGGTCGGCCCTCGTTGGCGAGGTAGGGCTCCTCGTGCATCTCGTGCCCGATCCCGTGCCCGCCGTAGCCGTCGACGATGAACAGCGGAACACCGAACTTCGCCTCGGCGGCGCGGGTGGCCTCCTCCAGTGCCCAGGACACGTCGGTCAGCCGGTTGCCCGGGACCATCGCCTTGAGCCCTTCGTAGAGCACCCACTCCGTGGCCTCGTTGAGCTTCCGGGCGTCCTCCCGGAGTTCGCCGATGCCGAAAGTCCAGGCTGAGTCCCCCACCCAGCCGTCGAGGGTGGCCCCGCAGTCGATGGAGACCAGATCACCCTCGGCGAGGACGGTCTCCTTGTCCGGGATCCCGTGGACGATCATGTCGTTGACCGAGGCGCAGATGCTCCCCGGGAATCCGCCGTACCCCTTGAACGTGGGGTAGGCGCCGGCTTCGCGGATGGTGGACTCGGCGATCGCGTCGAGGTCCAGCGTGGTCATCCCCGGCTCCGCAGCGGCCTTCACCGCCTGCAGTGCCCGGCCGACGATCTCGCCGGCGGCCTGCATACCGTCGAGCTGCTCGGCGGACTTGCCCGGGATGGTCTTGCGCGACCGGCGGAAACCCACGGTACGTTCCTGCCTCTAGCGGTCGAGGGCGTCCAGGGTTGCCGAGGAGATGTCCTCGACGGTGCCCTCGGCGTCAATGTTGACGATGATGTCGCTGTAGAACTCGATCAGCGGCGCGGTCTCGTCCCGGTAGACCTGCAGACGGGTGCGGATGGTCTGCTCATTGTCGTCCTTGCGACCGCGGGAGAGCATGCGCTCGACGACGACGTCCTCGGACACGCGGTAGTTGATCACGGCGTTGAGCTTCTCGCCGGACTCGCCGAGCATCTCGCCGAGGATCTCGGCCTGCTCGACAGTGCGCGGGAACCCGTCGAGGAGGAAACCGTCGGCGGCATCGTCCTGGGCCAGGCGCGACCGGACCATGTCGGCGGTGACGGAGGTCGGGACGAGCTTGCCGGCGTCGATGTAGGACTGGGCCAGCTTGCCGAGCTCGGTCTCCTTGCCGATGTTCTCGCGGAACAGGTCGCCGGTGGAGATGTGGGGGACCTGCAGGGCGTCCGCGAGGACTGCGGCCTGGGTACCCTTGCCCGCACCGGGCGGGCCGAGGAGAACGAGTCTCATTTCAGGAATCCTTCGTAGTTGGCTTGCATGAGCTGGGACTCGATCTGTTTGACGGTGGTCAGCGCGACCGAGACCATAATCAGAATAGCGGTACCGCCGAAGGCACCCAGTCCGTTACCCCCTCCATCGGAGGTGATACCGGCGGAGAGCGCCAGGTTCGGGATGATGGCGATGACCGCGAGGTAGATCGAACCGACCGTGAGCAGACGGTTCATCACCCAGCCGAGGTACTCCGCGGTGGGCCGGCCCGGACGGATGCCCGGGATGAATCCACCGTACTTCTTCATGTTGTCGGCCTGGTCGTTGGGGTCGTACTGGATCGACACGTAGAAGAACGCGAAGAAGATAATCAGCACGGCCATGAACACGATGTACCGCCAGTCCGACGGGTCCGTGAGGATGTTCATCACATCGCGGTTCCACCAGTTGTCGGACTGTCCCCCGCCGCCGGACTGGATGATCTGGGTGATGAGGATCGGCACGGTCAGCAGCGAGGACGCGAAGATCACCGGGATGACGCCGGCCTGGTTGACCTTCAGCGGCAGGTAGGTCGAGGTCTCGCCGTACTGACGACGACCGACCATGCGCTTGGCGTACTGCACCGGGATGCGGCGCTGGCCCTGCTCGACGAACACGACGAGCACGACGAGGACGAGCATCGCGACGACGACGCCGGCGAAGACGAATCCACCGGACTCGCGGAGGATGCTCATGCCCTGGGCCGGCAGGTGCGTTGCCATACCGGCGACGATCAGCAGCGACATGCCGTTGCCGATACCGCGGTCGGTGATCAGCTCACCCATCCACATCACCAGCACGGCACCGGCGGTCATGATGACGACCATGGTGACGATGCCGAAGATGCCGGTCCCGTCGCGCAGCACCTGCTGGCCGGAACCGAGCAGCTGGCGGTTGTTCGCCAGCGCCACGATGCCCGCGGACTGCAGCAGCGCGAGGGCGACGGTGAGGTAGCGGGTGTACTCGGTCATCTTCGCCTGACCGGACTGCCCCTCCTTCTTCAGCTGCTCGAACCGTGGGATGACCACGGTGAGCAGCTGCACGATGATGGACGCCGTGATGTAGGGCATGATGCCGATCGCGAAGATGGACAGCTGCAGCAGCGCACCTCCGGAGAAGAGGTTGATCAGGCTGTACATGCTGGTCTGGCCGTCCGATGTCAGGTTACGGACCTGCTCTGTGACTATCGCATAGTCAACGCCTGGCGTCGGGATCTGCGAGCCGATCCGGTACAGGATGATCATTCCGATGGTGAAGAGGATCTTCC of Corynebacterium terpenotabidum Y-11 contains these proteins:
- the map gene encoding type I methionyl aminopeptidase, with product MGFRRSRKTIPGKSAEQLDGMQAAGEIVGRALQAVKAAAEPGMTTLDLDAIAESTIREAGAYPTFKGYGGFPGSICASVNDMIVHGIPDKETVLAEGDLVSIDCGATLDGWVGDSAWTFGIGELREDARKLNEATEWVLYEGLKAMVPGNRLTDVSWALEEATRAAEAKFGVPLFIVDGYGGHGIGHEMHEEPYLANEGRPNKGPLIEIGSTLAIEPMLALGTVESYVLDDDWGVKTVDGTVASHWEHTVAATADGPRILTPRY
- a CDS encoding adenylate kinase; this translates as MRLVLLGPPGAGKGTQAAVLADALQVPHISTGDLFRENIGKETELGKLAQSYIDAGKLVPTSVTADMVRSRLAQDDAADGFLLDGFPRTVEQAEILGEMLGESGEKLNAVINYRVSEDVVVERMLSRGRKDDNEQTIRTRLQVYRDETAPLIEFYSDIIVNIDAEGTVEDISSATLDALDR
- the secY gene encoding preprotein translocase subunit SecY, with amino-acid sequence MTAILSAFRDADLRRKILFTIGMIILYRIGSQIPTPGVDYAIVTEQVRNLTSDGQTSMYSLINLFSGGALLQLSIFAIGIMPYITASIIVQLLTVVIPRFEQLKKEGQSGQAKMTEYTRYLTVALALLQSAGIVALANNRQLLGSGQQVLRDGTGIFGIVTMVVIMTAGAVLVMWMGELITDRGIGNGMSLLIVAGMATHLPAQGMSILRESGGFVFAGVVVAMLVLVVLVVFVEQGQRRIPVQYAKRMVGRRQYGETSTYLPLKVNQAGVIPVIFASSLLTVPILITQIIQSGGGGQSDNWWNRDVMNILTDPSDWRYIVFMAVLIIFFAFFYVSIQYDPNDQADNMKKYGGFIPGIRPGRPTAEYLGWVMNRLLTVGSIYLAVIAIIPNLALSAGITSDGGGNGLGAFGGTAILIMVSVALTTVKQIESQLMQANYEGFLK